In the genome of Desulfofarcimen acetoxidans DSM 771, one region contains:
- a CDS encoding DUF3786 domain-containing protein: MAGPKITAYQEALNAFLSKTPEEIILPSGAKYDQDARLYKINYCGMQYSVNQDGGIITPLDKAEKLDYNDETLILQYLTQSSGIPAREKWINFLQLPGGEMHLLPFKNDALFPLAKMFGEDAKAFFSASRKYGAEPIEVGDHAVVIQALPKIPLVVALWMADDEFPAKSNILFDETAPLHLSTASLWVLGIELAKKIMRNRES; the protein is encoded by the coding sequence TTGGCAGGTCCAAAAATTACTGCTTACCAGGAAGCGCTTAATGCGTTTTTAAGCAAAACACCTGAAGAAATTATTTTACCGAGCGGAGCTAAGTATGACCAGGACGCAAGATTATATAAAATAAACTATTGCGGCATGCAGTATTCCGTTAACCAGGATGGTGGCATTATTACGCCGCTGGATAAAGCAGAAAAGTTGGACTATAATGATGAAACTTTGATTTTGCAATATTTAACGCAGAGCAGCGGTATTCCTGCAAGAGAAAAATGGATTAATTTTTTGCAGCTGCCTGGTGGTGAGATGCACCTTCTGCCTTTTAAAAATGATGCTCTGTTTCCGTTGGCCAAAATGTTTGGTGAAGATGCTAAAGCGTTTTTCTCAGCGAGTCGCAAATATGGAGCTGAGCCTATTGAGGTAGGGGATCATGCCGTAGTGATACAGGCACTGCCCAAAATACCTCTGGTAGTTGCTCTATGGATGGCAGATGATGAATTTCCGGCCAAGTCTAATATCTTATTTGATGAAACAGCCCCTCTGCATCTATCAACTGCTTCCCTCTGGGTTCTAGGTATAGAATTGGCGAAGAAAATTATGAGGAATCGTGAATCTTAA
- a CDS encoding YndM family protein, producing the protein MKKHINALITKFLFIAPVIGLVGPIFSGMNYKIAVIAAAIITLGTYLSADLILLPRMGKIPALIGDAIIALVVYWEITFVTGWARFSLVGMLLSTLAIVFGEIYFHNYLLKTVLRQPGYNKNIVSHTAVNTKNEKSQQINKKSRSGKKR; encoded by the coding sequence ATGAAAAAGCATATAAATGCTTTAATTACAAAATTTTTATTTATTGCCCCTGTTATAGGCCTGGTGGGACCGATTTTCAGCGGTATGAATTATAAAATAGCTGTTATTGCAGCCGCAATTATTACACTGGGCACTTATTTGAGTGCTGATTTAATTTTGCTCCCACGAATGGGTAAGATACCGGCTCTAATAGGGGATGCCATTATTGCCCTGGTTGTTTACTGGGAGATAACTTTCGTCACGGGTTGGGCCAGATTCAGCCTGGTAGGAATGCTGCTGTCAACTCTGGCCATAGTTTTTGGAGAAATATATTTCCACAATTACCTCCTTAAGACTGTACTGCGGCAGCCCGGATACAATAAAAATATTGTTTCTCATACTGCTGTTAACACGAAAAACGAGAAAAGCCAGCAGATAAATAAAAAATCGAGAAGTGGCAAGAAAAGATAA
- a CDS encoding restriction endonuclease: MKRDNYIKNYIHYRENQKTALARQIEFVSVLLVLWICTALIMLSIWGYDLTVLALTFIILLGEYKLLSLIRQIKLEHRLNRYKIWLSGKKCQQSIDETATSGEFQQLVQEILENTSHFSKVKVNKSKVKTHGIDLTAQYKNLPVVVRCEKTTDQENKISIQCLHEMVDDLDKLGMKNGIIVTNGIFGNKSRAAAEKYKKDYAITLIDRYNLIEYARKANHKIFPAPHIVEQLITERQEQKSADLIPLSSRLIGDRHKAAGYFTAASILGFMYYLINNISFFSIIYLLFALVNVTLGIMCLLHGKSRYELTAINIIDTGKEPG; the protein is encoded by the coding sequence ATGAAGAGAGACAATTATATCAAAAACTATATCCATTACAGAGAAAATCAAAAAACTGCTCTGGCCAGACAGATTGAGTTTGTTAGCGTTCTGCTCGTTCTCTGGATATGCACAGCCCTAATCATGCTTAGCATTTGGGGTTACGATTTAACTGTATTGGCGCTTACTTTCATAATACTTTTGGGAGAATATAAACTACTTAGTTTGATCAGGCAAATAAAACTGGAACATAGACTTAACCGCTATAAAATCTGGCTTTCCGGCAAGAAATGTCAGCAGAGTATTGATGAAACAGCAACTAGCGGGGAATTTCAGCAATTAGTCCAGGAAATACTGGAAAATACCTCCCATTTCTCAAAAGTTAAAGTTAATAAATCGAAAGTGAAAACTCATGGCATAGACCTAACAGCTCAATATAAAAATCTGCCGGTAGTTGTTCGTTGTGAAAAAACAACCGACCAGGAAAATAAAATTTCAATACAATGCCTGCATGAAATGGTAGATGATTTGGATAAGCTGGGTATGAAGAATGGAATTATTGTAACTAACGGTATTTTTGGCAATAAGAGCAGGGCCGCGGCTGAAAAATATAAGAAGGACTATGCTATTACTCTTATTGATCGATATAATTTGATCGAATACGCGCGCAAAGCCAATCATAAGATTTTTCCTGCTCCACATATTGTTGAGCAATTGATAACGGAACGCCAGGAACAAAAAAGTGCAGATTTAATACCCTTAAGCAGCAGGTTGATAGGTGACCGTCATAAAGCTGCAGGCTATTTTACTGCGGCTTCCATACTCGGGTTTATGTATTATCTAATTAACAATATAAGTTTTTTCAGTATAATTTATTTGCTGTTCGCTTTAGTTAATGTAACTTTAGGCATTATGTGCCTTCTGCATGGTAAAAGCAGATACGAATTGACCGCGATTAATATAATTGATACGGGTAAAGAACCGGGTTAA
- a CDS encoding carbohydrate-binding protein, translated as MNNLQPYTYSDQIYGVRVKPITEDGNKVSVLYDGLLARAGAEKVIMHAGFGDLNNWRNVKEIEMLKGQSGFEVSLDMKDKQLNFCFKDNLSNWDNNSGNNWVYKIQ; from the coding sequence TTGAACAATTTGCAACCCTATACTTACTCTGATCAGATTTACGGTGTACGAGTAAAGCCTATAACTGAAGACGGCAATAAGGTCAGCGTTCTGTACGACGGGCTTCTGGCACGCGCGGGAGCTGAGAAAGTCATTATGCATGCAGGTTTTGGAGATTTAAACAACTGGCGAAATGTTAAAGAAATAGAAATGCTCAAGGGCCAGTCAGGATTTGAAGTATCTCTGGACATGAAGGATAAACAATTAAATTTTTGTTTTAAGGATAATCTCAGCAACTGGGACAACAACAGCGGTAATAACTGGGTTTATAAAATTCAATAA
- a CDS encoding DegT/DnrJ/EryC1/StrS family aminotransferase, producing the protein MTKLLAIDGGLPVRESFLPVSKPFIDQEDIKAAAAVLKSGILSEGPQTEAFEQSFARYTGAKYAVAVSSGSAGLHIALRTAAIGHQEEVLTSPLSFPINSNCILYQQAIHTFVDIDTATYNMDTKILAQKLSYRSKAVIPVHFAGQPCDMDEVNKLAAKNNLIVIEDATQALGAVYKGEKIGSAENMTVFSFHANQSLSTGQGGMVTTGSEETYKWLKIFSNLGIVREQASLVEQIGPWHYEMQDLGFNYNITEMQAALGLSQLAKLDWFLAARKKIASCYNEALSGLAGLVLPGQLSGVESAWHHYIIRIKPEALNTDRQGIYQALRAENIGVDVNYLPIFLHPYYKWLGHPDVCTLEGSLCPRAEEVYNNMLSLPIFPAMQEQDIEDVIKAVKKVFNYHAK; encoded by the coding sequence ATGACAAAACTACTTGCTATTGATGGGGGTTTGCCGGTCAGGGAGAGTTTTTTGCCGGTAAGCAAGCCATTTATTGATCAGGAGGATATTAAAGCTGCAGCGGCTGTTCTGAAAAGTGGGATCTTATCAGAAGGCCCGCAGACAGAGGCCTTTGAGCAGTCCTTTGCCAGGTATACAGGGGCCAAATATGCAGTAGCAGTATCCAGCGGCAGTGCCGGTTTGCACATTGCGCTAAGAACTGCTGCTATCGGGCACCAGGAAGAAGTATTAACGTCTCCTCTGAGCTTCCCAATAAACTCTAATTGCATTCTTTACCAGCAGGCTATTCATACCTTTGTAGATATTGATACGGCTACCTATAATATGGATACCAAAATTTTAGCTCAGAAGTTATCTTACCGGTCAAAAGCTGTTATACCTGTCCATTTTGCCGGTCAACCCTGTGACATGGATGAGGTTAATAAATTAGCCGCAAAAAATAATTTGATTGTTATTGAAGATGCTACACAGGCACTTGGTGCCGTCTATAAAGGTGAAAAAATAGGCAGTGCTGAGAATATGACCGTTTTTAGTTTTCATGCGAACCAGAGCCTGTCTACCGGTCAGGGAGGAATGGTTACTACCGGTTCTGAGGAAACTTATAAATGGCTTAAAATATTCAGCAACCTGGGCATTGTAAGAGAACAGGCCTCACTGGTAGAACAGATTGGACCCTGGCATTATGAAATGCAAGATCTTGGTTTTAACTATAATATAACTGAAATGCAGGCGGCATTGGGACTAAGTCAGTTAGCTAAGCTTGATTGGTTCCTGGCTGCCAGAAAGAAAATAGCCTCCTGTTACAATGAAGCATTGTCTGGCTTAGCAGGACTGGTGCTGCCTGGACAATTGTCCGGCGTAGAATCGGCGTGGCACCATTATATTATACGAATCAAACCGGAAGCTTTAAACACAGACCGCCAGGGGATATATCAAGCGCTCAGGGCAGAAAATATCGGGGTAGATGTAAACTACCTGCCCATCTTCCTGCATCCCTATTATAAATGGCTTGGCCATCCTGACGTATGTACCCTGGAAGGAAGTCTCTGCCCAAGAGCCGAAGAAGTGTATAATAATATGCTATCACTGCCAATATTCCCTGCCATGCAAGAGCAGGATATCGAAGATGTAATTAAAGCGGTAAAAAAAGTTTTTAATTATCATGCTAAGTGA